The proteins below come from a single Rosa rugosa chromosome 2, drRosRugo1.1, whole genome shotgun sequence genomic window:
- the LOC133730549 gene encoding uncharacterized protein LOC133730549: MEELPTGWAGEYSGRKSISTIILEAVASYDTWIWHAFFGMPRACNDLKMLAKSSLFDELTAGRAPQIQFQVNNRIHNLGYYLANGIYPGWETFVKSIPRPIRPKVKFSHTQEGGAARGWDREDIRYIMLTCIILHNMIIEDERPEDSNEELESDEEKDNNIRPRLATVWEGPTGDDFDPVGKDGYYFNGFMDRYDAIRCANTHSNLQEDLIEHFWNIQGNLEI, from the exons ATGGAAGAATTGCCAACAGGTTGGGCTGGAGAATACAGCGGTCGAAAAAGTATCTCCACTATCATCCTCGAAGCAGTCGCATCGTACGACACATGGATATGGCACGCCTTCTTTGGAATGCCTAGGGCATGCAACGACCTCAAAATGCTGGCTAAGTCCTCGTTGTTTGACGAGCTTACTGCTGGTCGAGCCCCTCAAATCCAATTTCAAGTGAATAACAGAATTCACAATTTAGGCTACTATCTCGCTAATGGTATCTACCCTGGATGGGAGACTTTCGTGAAATCAATTCCAAGGCCTATACGACCCAAGGTGAAGTTTTCTCATACTCAAGAGGG AGGAGCGGCTCGTGGGTGGGATAGAGAAGACATTCGATACATCATGTTGACTtgtattatattacacaacatgatAATTGAGGATGAAAGACCAGAGGACAGCAATGAGGAATTGGAATCCGATGAAGAAAAGGATAACAATATAAGGCCCAGGTTGGCTACGGTTTGGGAAGGACCGACCGGTGATGACTTTGATCCTGTTGGTAAAGATGGTTATTATTTCAATGGATTCATGGATCGATACGATGCCATTAGATGTGCAAACACTCACTCAAaccttcaagaagatctgatAGAGCATTTCTGGAACATTCAAGGCAACTTGGAGATCTAG